The Nesterenkonia xinjiangensis genome contains a region encoding:
- a CDS encoding polyprenyl synthetase family protein has translation MRTPDFIAHVTTCCTHHVDERRLEVAEISPDAAPLVETLAALTRGGKRLRPVLAWIGWRAAGGEAGSHPALDRLTVSLELFQAAALVHDDVIDRSATRRGQPSTHRRFETLHGQQAFTGDPVHFGTSGAILAGDLALSWAGEAFAGAEAAARDRHGAEEALAAARRSFQQMHTQVITGQYLDVHAEVAPAAEDEGQAVVRARQVLRYKAARYSTEHPVVLGAALAGAQEPLRRLLAAAALPVGEAFQLRDDLLGVFGDPETTGKPVGDDLREGKRTELVAYGLFRSPAPAARELEAMLGDPELSAASVERAREILTDAGAVAEVERSIESLLERSHEEVRRLREAGVAEDVLTDLQDVSDRLVRRSR, from the coding sequence ATGCGGACCCCGGACTTCATCGCCCACGTCACGACCTGCTGCACCCACCACGTGGACGAGCGGCGACTCGAGGTCGCCGAGATCTCCCCGGACGCCGCACCCCTGGTCGAGACGCTGGCGGCGCTGACCCGCGGAGGCAAGCGGCTGCGTCCGGTGCTCGCCTGGATCGGCTGGAGGGCGGCCGGGGGCGAGGCGGGCTCGCACCCGGCATTGGACCGTCTCACCGTCTCCCTCGAGCTCTTCCAGGCAGCGGCGCTGGTCCACGACGACGTCATCGACCGCTCGGCGACTCGCCGCGGCCAGCCGAGCACCCACCGGCGCTTCGAGACGCTCCACGGCCAGCAGGCGTTCACCGGAGATCCGGTGCACTTCGGAACCTCCGGGGCGATCCTGGCGGGCGACCTGGCGCTCTCCTGGGCAGGCGAGGCTTTCGCCGGGGCGGAGGCGGCCGCCCGGGACCGGCACGGCGCCGAGGAGGCGCTGGCCGCCGCGCGCCGCAGCTTCCAGCAGATGCACACCCAGGTGATCACCGGGCAGTATCTCGACGTCCACGCCGAGGTGGCCCCCGCTGCCGAGGACGAAGGCCAGGCCGTCGTCCGTGCCCGCCAGGTGCTGCGCTACAAAGCAGCCCGATACTCCACTGAGCACCCCGTGGTCCTGGGCGCCGCGCTGGCCGGCGCGCAGGAACCCCTGCGCCGGCTCCTGGCCGCGGCCGCCCTGCCCGTGGGCGAGGCCTTCCAGCTCCGGGACGATCTGCTCGGCGTCTTCGGCGACCCCGAGACCACCGGCAAACCGGTGGGTGACGACCTGCGCGAGGGCAAGCGGACCGAGCTGGTCGCCTACGGACTCTTCCGCTCCCCCGCACCCGCGGCGCGCGAACTGGAGGCGATGCTCGGTGACCCTGAGCTCTCTGCCGCATCCGTGGAGCGCGCGCGGGAGATCCTCACCGACGCCGGCGCCGTCGCGGAGGTCGAGCGCAGCATCGAGTCGCTCCTGGAGCGCAGCCACGAGGAGGTGCGCCGACTGCGCGAGGCGGGCGTGGCCGAAGACGTCCTGACGGACCTGCAGGATGTCAGCGACCGTCTGGTGCGGCGCAGCAGGTGA